One genomic segment of Culturomica massiliensis includes these proteins:
- the der gene encoding ribosome biogenesis GTPase Der, translating into MSNIVAIVGRPNVGKSTLFNRLIGSRKAIVNEESGVTRDRNYGKGEWNGKEFSVIDTGGYVSKSDDIFEEEINKQVLLALDEADVILFMVDVEIGLTGLDENFARLLRNVKKPIYLVANKVDTNDRIYDASEFYRLGIDSEVYCVSSASGFGTGELLDQVVSNFKEDTIEDTDHLPHITIVGRPNVGKSSTINALIGEERNIVTDIAGTTRDSLYTRYNRFGHDFLLVDTAGLRKRAKVNEDVEFYSVMRSVRAIEDADVCMLLIDATRGMEAQDLNIFHLIERNRKGIVILVNKWDLIEKDHKTTIVFEKEIREKIAPFRDVDIIFTSAITKQRLLKALEATIAVYERRTQKIKTSELNRVMLEAIENYPPPMVKGKSVKIKYVSQLPTHAPSFAFYCNLPQYVKESYKRFLENKLRENWNFTGVPIQIFMRKK; encoded by the coding sequence ATGAGTAATATAGTTGCAATAGTCGGAAGACCCAATGTCGGGAAGTCTACACTTTTCAACCGGCTTATCGGTAGCCGGAAAGCTATCGTGAACGAGGAGAGTGGAGTGACGAGGGACCGGAATTACGGAAAAGGGGAATGGAACGGAAAAGAATTTTCGGTCATTGATACCGGAGGGTATGTGTCTAAAAGTGATGATATTTTTGAGGAGGAGATCAATAAGCAGGTGCTTTTGGCCCTTGATGAAGCGGATGTTATTCTCTTTATGGTAGACGTGGAAATAGGTCTGACCGGATTGGACGAGAATTTTGCCCGGTTATTGCGCAATGTCAAAAAGCCGATCTATCTGGTCGCCAATAAGGTCGATACCAATGACCGGATATATGATGCCAGTGAGTTTTATCGTTTGGGTATCGATAGTGAAGTTTATTGTGTATCTTCTGCCAGCGGTTTTGGAACCGGAGAGTTGCTGGATCAGGTTGTTTCTAATTTTAAGGAAGATACGATTGAAGATACAGATCATTTACCGCATATAACGATAGTGGGACGTCCCAATGTCGGAAAGTCTTCTACGATTAATGCTTTGATCGGTGAAGAACGGAATATTGTTACAGATATTGCCGGCACAACCCGAGATTCCTTGTATACCCGTTATAACCGTTTCGGTCATGATTTTCTTTTGGTAGATACGGCGGGATTGCGTAAACGGGCTAAAGTAAATGAGGATGTGGAATTTTATTCCGTGATGCGTTCGGTGAGAGCTATCGAAGATGCTGATGTGTGTATGCTTTTGATCGATGCTACGCGTGGAATGGAAGCCCAGGATTTGAATATATTCCATTTGATCGAGCGTAACCGTAAAGGAATCGTTATTCTGGTGAATAAGTGGGATTTGATCGAGAAGGACCATAAAACGACGATTGTTTTTGAAAAAGAGATCCGTGAAAAAATAGCGCCTTTCAGGGATGTTGATATTATTTTTACTTCGGCAATAACCAAGCAACGTTTACTGAAAGCACTCGAAGCAACGATAGCGGTATATGAACGGCGTACCCAGAAGATTAAAACATCCGAACTCAACCGGGTAATGTTGGAGGCGATCGAAAATTATCCTCCTCCAATGGTAAAAGGAAAATCGGTAAAAATTAAATACGTTTCTCAACTTCCGACACATGCGCCTTCTTTTGCTTTTTATTGTAATTTGCCGCAATATGTGAAGGAGTCGTATAAACGTTTTCTTGAAAATAAACTGCGGGAAAATTGGAATTTCACCGGCGTTCCCATTCAGATATTTATGCGGAAAAAATAA
- the rsxE gene encoding RnfABCDGE type electron transport complex subunit E gives MNNLKVFTNGIFKENPTFALLLGMCPTLGVTTSAINGMGMGLATAFVLVMSNLVISVVSNIIPDKIRIPSFIVIIAAFVTVVDMSMQAYLPALHASLGLFIPLIVVNCIVLGRAEAFASKNKALPSILDGLGMGLGFTLSLTLLGTIRELLGSGKAFNLPVFNENYGMLVFVLAPGAFLALGYLIAIVNKIRKAN, from the coding sequence ATGAATAATTTAAAAGTTTTTACCAACGGCATATTCAAAGAAAATCCGACATTCGCACTATTGTTGGGAATGTGCCCGACTTTAGGTGTAACCACTTCCGCCATCAACGGTATGGGCATGGGACTCGCTACAGCCTTCGTATTAGTCATGTCGAATCTCGTGATATCTGTGGTATCCAATATTATTCCGGATAAAATCCGTATCCCTTCATTCATCGTTATCATTGCTGCCTTCGTTACAGTTGTAGATATGTCCATGCAGGCTTATCTCCCGGCTTTACATGCCTCTTTGGGCCTGTTCATCCCATTGATAGTCGTAAACTGTATCGTATTGGGACGGGCGGAAGCATTCGCATCTAAAAATAAAGCCCTGCCGTCTATTTTAGACGGACTGGGGATGGGACTCGGTTTTACCCTCAGTTTGACGCTCCTGGGGACAATACGGGAATTACTGGGAAGCGGTAAAGCATTCAACCTGCCGGTCTTTAATGAAAATTACGGAATGCTGGTCTTTGTTCTCGCTCCGGGTGCCTTCCTTGCATTAGGATATCTTATCGCCATCGTAAATAAAATCAGAAAAGCAAACTAA
- a CDS encoding Fe-S cluster domain-containing protein, whose translation MNTLVITIISLCAIGIVSAIILYVVAQKFKVEEDPRIDIVEGLLPGANCGGCGYPGCRGLAEAAVKSDTMDGIMCPVGGSVTMQKVAAALGREVAEQTPKIAVVRCNGSCENRPRTSQYDGARSCAIEHNLYVGDTACSFGCLGCGDCVSACPFDAIHMNEKTGLPEVDDVKCVACGACVKACPRNIIELRNKGPKDRRVFVSCVNKDKGGVARKACQVACIGCMKCAKECPFEAITVENNLAYIDYSKCRLCRKCVSVCPTGAIHEVNFPARKITTDTPKTEVKSNVVNVPQTEATRTTAEVKPEKAVPAAEETAKPVERQEIKTTETVKPVETAKPVEEATEKMPEKTQEEKTATQQEIDFKI comes from the coding sequence ATGAATACACTTGTTATCACGATTATCTCATTATGTGCTATCGGTATAGTATCAGCTATTATCCTTTATGTCGTAGCACAAAAATTCAAGGTGGAAGAAGATCCGCGCATAGACATCGTGGAAGGCCTTCTGCCGGGTGCCAATTGCGGCGGATGTGGCTATCCCGGATGCCGGGGATTAGCAGAGGCAGCTGTAAAATCCGATACGATGGACGGTATTATGTGCCCTGTAGGCGGCAGTGTAACCATGCAAAAAGTCGCTGCTGCATTGGGACGTGAGGTGGCCGAGCAAACACCGAAAATAGCCGTCGTCAGATGCAACGGCAGTTGCGAAAACCGTCCACGGACCTCTCAATATGACGGCGCACGTTCATGTGCCATCGAGCACAATTTATATGTGGGCGACACAGCTTGTAGCTTTGGTTGCCTCGGATGCGGTGATTGTGTCAGCGCTTGTCCTTTCGATGCCATTCATATGAATGAAAAAACAGGACTGCCCGAGGTCGACGATGTTAAATGTGTAGCTTGCGGTGCCTGCGTAAAAGCATGTCCGCGCAATATCATCGAACTGCGTAACAAAGGCCCGAAAGACCGGCGGGTATTCGTCTCTTGTGTCAATAAAGACAAGGGCGGTGTGGCCCGGAAAGCTTGCCAGGTAGCTTGTATCGGCTGTATGAAATGTGCCAAAGAATGTCCTTTCGAAGCAATTACAGTAGAAAACAACCTGGCCTATATCGACTATTCAAAATGTCGCTTATGTCGCAAATGTGTCAGTGTATGCCCCACCGGAGCGATACATGAAGTAAACTTCCCGGCCCGGAAAATTACGACAGACACACCCAAAACAGAAGTAAAAAGCAATGTTGTCAATGTACCCCAGACAGAGGCTACCCGAACAACGGCAGAAGTAAAACCTGAAAAAGCAGTACCTGCAGCAGAAGAAACCGCAAAGCCCGTAGAAAGGCAAGAAATAAAAACCACGGAAACGGTAAAACCTGTAGAAACAGCAAAACCCGTGGAAGAAGCAACAGAAAAAATGCCGGAAAAAACACAAGAGGAGAAAACGGCAACCCAACAAGAAATAGATTTTAAAATTTAA
- the rsxA gene encoding electron transport complex subunit RsxA, which yields MGYIILIISAIFVSNIVLAQFLGICPFLGVSKKVSTAVGMTGAVTFVMILATLVTYIVQVTILTPLNIEFMQTITFILIIAALVQMVEIILKKVSPSLYQALGVFLPLITTNCAVLGVAIMVIQKNFTLLSSIVFAGATAIGFGLALIIFAGIREQLELTEVPKGMKGSPIALITAGLLAMAFMGFSGIV from the coding sequence ATGGGTTATATTATACTTATCATATCAGCCATCTTTGTCAGCAACATCGTACTGGCACAGTTTCTGGGTATCTGTCCGTTCCTCGGTGTATCCAAAAAGGTTTCAACAGCAGTGGGGATGACCGGAGCCGTTACTTTCGTCATGATCCTCGCTACCTTGGTAACCTATATCGTTCAGGTGACAATTCTGACGCCCCTGAACATTGAATTCATGCAAACCATTACATTCATTCTGATCATCGCAGCATTGGTGCAGATGGTAGAAATTATACTGAAAAAAGTCAGTCCCTCCCTTTATCAGGCCTTGGGGGTTTTCCTGCCTTTAATTACAACCAACTGTGCCGTATTGGGTGTCGCTATTATGGTTATCCAGAAAAACTTTACATTACTCTCATCCATCGTATTTGCCGGAGCTACAGCAATCGGTTTCGGTTTGGCTCTCATCATCTTTGCAGGAATACGGGAACAACTCGAGTTAACCGAAGTTCCCAAAGGCATGAAAGGCTCCCCGATCGCATTGATTACAGCCGGACTATTAGCAATGGCCTTTATGGGCTTCTCCGGTATTGTCTGA
- a CDS encoding RnfABCDGE type electron transport complex subunit G has product MVVVLFAVTLIASAAVGYVYSLTAEPINQAKQAKQVNAIRQVIPGEFDNNPSMDAWKIATDSKLDYPYLYKEKKPDSLVVYPAKKNGELIGTAVKTLSNDGFGGQVWLMVGFNKDGSIYNYSVLEHKETPGLGSKMDIWFTKEGKGSIIGKIPGTTGLKVTKDGGDVDAITAATISSRAFLDAVNRAAAAISNNTTPVADTTQQNQ; this is encoded by the coding sequence ATGGTGGTAGTGTTATTTGCTGTCACCTTGATAGCATCGGCGGCAGTTGGATATGTCTATTCATTGACTGCGGAGCCGATAAACCAGGCTAAACAGGCAAAACAAGTAAACGCCATCCGCCAGGTTATCCCGGGAGAATTCGATAACAATCCAAGTATGGATGCCTGGAAAATAGCTACGGACAGCAAACTGGATTATCCATACCTCTATAAAGAAAAAAAACCGGACAGCCTGGTTGTTTATCCGGCCAAAAAGAACGGTGAACTGATCGGTACAGCCGTAAAAACATTGAGTAATGACGGTTTCGGCGGACAGGTATGGTTAATGGTCGGTTTCAACAAAGACGGGTCGATCTACAATTATTCAGTACTGGAACACAAAGAGACTCCGGGCCTGGGCTCCAAAATGGACATCTGGTTTACCAAAGAAGGCAAAGGCAGTATTATCGGGAAAATCCCGGGTACAACCGGCCTAAAGGTAACAAAAGACGGAGGCGACGTCGATGCAATCACAGCAGCGACGATCTCATCCCGGGCGTTCCTGGATGCTGTCAACCGTGCTGCTGCCGCAATAAGCAACAACACAACGCCTGTTGCAGATACGACACAACAAAACCAATAA
- the rsxC gene encoding electron transport complex subunit RsxC: MLKTFKIGGVHPPESKLTSGGKIQKLPVPEQVIIPLGQHIGAPATPVVQKGDTVKAGQLIGQASGFVSANVHSSVSGTVLAVENRPDAAGLQKPCVVIKVEGDEWMEGIDCSEKIDHNITASQEEILKAITAAGIVGMGGATFPTQVKLSPPPGSKAEILIINGVECEPYLTADHRIMLERAEEIIIGVQILMKAIDVKQAIIGIENNKRDAIDRLTSITSKVLGIEICPLKVKYPQGGEKQLIKATTGRAVPSGALPIAVGAVVQNVGTALAVYEAVMKHKPLMERVVTVTGKSMNNPGNFLCRIGTPVSELINAAGGLPEDTAKVIGGGPMMGRTMANIDSPVMKGTSGVLIINEKEGPRKPSRNCIRCSKCVSACPMGLEPYLLMTLSRHDLLERLEAEKVMDCIECGSCSYTCPADRPLLDYIRLGKARTGVMIRNRKK, translated from the coding sequence GTGTTAAAGACATTTAAAATCGGTGGCGTACATCCGCCTGAAAGTAAATTGACATCCGGCGGGAAAATACAGAAACTACCTGTACCCGAACAGGTAATTATCCCTCTGGGACAACATATAGGAGCCCCGGCTACTCCTGTTGTACAAAAAGGTGACACTGTAAAAGCCGGTCAGCTGATCGGTCAGGCATCAGGATTCGTATCTGCCAATGTACACAGTTCTGTCTCAGGAACTGTTTTGGCCGTAGAAAACCGTCCGGATGCGGCAGGCCTGCAAAAACCTTGCGTAGTGATTAAGGTCGAAGGAGATGAATGGATGGAAGGAATCGATTGTTCTGAAAAAATCGATCACAACATCACGGCATCCCAAGAAGAAATTTTAAAGGCCATTACGGCTGCCGGGATTGTCGGTATGGGAGGTGCGACCTTCCCCACTCAGGTGAAATTATCTCCGCCTCCGGGTAGCAAGGCTGAAATTCTGATCATCAACGGTGTCGAATGTGAACCTTATCTGACAGCCGACCACCGGATTATGCTGGAACGGGCAGAAGAAATCATCATAGGCGTACAGATACTGATGAAAGCCATCGATGTAAAACAGGCAATCATCGGCATTGAAAACAACAAACGGGATGCCATCGACCGTCTGACATCAATTACCTCAAAAGTTTTGGGCATAGAGATTTGCCCTCTGAAAGTGAAATACCCGCAAGGGGGAGAAAAGCAATTGATTAAAGCAACGACAGGACGTGCTGTTCCGTCAGGTGCATTACCGATTGCTGTAGGAGCCGTCGTACAAAATGTAGGTACGGCACTGGCTGTTTATGAAGCCGTCATGAAACACAAGCCCTTGATGGAACGTGTCGTTACCGTAACCGGGAAATCCATGAACAATCCGGGTAATTTTCTGTGCCGTATCGGTACTCCGGTCTCGGAACTGATAAACGCTGCAGGCGGCCTGCCGGAAGATACGGCCAAAGTCATCGGCGGAGGACCTATGATGGGACGTACAATGGCCAATATCGACTCTCCGGTCATGAAAGGTACGAGTGGAGTACTGATCATAAATGAAAAAGAGGGGCCTCGCAAGCCGAGCCGGAATTGCATCCGCTGTTCGAAATGTGTTTCTGCTTGTCCGATGGGATTAGAGCCTTATTTACTGATGACTCTTTCCCGCCACGACTTATTGGAACGTCTGGAAGCAGAGAAAGTAATGGACTGCATCGAGTGCGGTTCGTGTAGTTACACCTGTCCGGCTGACAGACCTTTACTGGACTATATCCGCTTGGGTAAAGCCCGTACCGGAGTCATGATCAGAAACAGAAAGAAATAA
- a CDS encoding RnfABCDGE type electron transport complex subunit D: protein MKLLISPSPHLHNNDSIEKNMYGVLIALIPAFICSVLFFGMGAVIVTLTSVVACLIFEYLIQKFLLKCQPSVFDGSAIITGVLLAFNVPSNLPVWIVIIGALVAIGIGKMSFGGLGCNIFNPALVGRVFLLISFPVQMTTWPKPLGLASSYVDAETGATPLAILKEALKSGQSVTEVMSSGNIAGYREMFLGNMGGSLGEVAAIALLVGFVYMLFRKIITWHIPVTIFATVFVFSGILYLCNPEHFVSPVFHLLSGGMMLGAIFMATDYVTSPMAVKGMVIYGIGIGIITVIVRVFGAYPEGMSFAILIMNGFTPLINRYCKPARFV, encoded by the coding sequence ATGAAATTATTAATATCTCCATCTCCGCACTTACATAACAACGATTCGATCGAAAAAAATATGTACGGGGTATTGATTGCACTGATTCCTGCTTTCATCTGTTCCGTCTTATTTTTCGGGATGGGAGCAGTCATTGTAACTTTGACATCAGTGGTCGCCTGTCTGATATTCGAATACCTGATTCAAAAATTTTTACTGAAATGCCAGCCGTCTGTTTTTGACGGTTCGGCTATCATTACCGGAGTTTTGCTGGCCTTCAACGTACCTTCCAACTTGCCGGTATGGATTGTTATCATCGGTGCTTTAGTGGCTATCGGAATCGGCAAGATGAGTTTCGGCGGATTGGGATGTAACATCTTCAATCCGGCTTTGGTAGGACGTGTTTTCTTATTGATATCATTTCCGGTTCAAATGACAACCTGGCCGAAACCGCTGGGTTTAGCCAGTTCTTACGTAGATGCCGAAACAGGAGCTACACCTTTGGCTATCCTAAAAGAAGCTTTAAAAAGCGGACAATCGGTGACGGAAGTCATGTCGTCCGGGAATATTGCCGGTTACCGGGAAATGTTTTTAGGCAATATGGGCGGTAGCTTGGGTGAAGTAGCTGCCATTGCACTGCTAGTCGGATTCGTATACATGTTATTCCGGAAAATTATCACCTGGCATATCCCCGTAACGATCTTCGCTACCGTATTCGTATTCTCAGGTATCCTTTATCTATGCAACCCGGAACATTTTGTAAGCCCGGTATTCCATTTACTAAGCGGAGGTATGATGCTCGGAGCCATCTTTATGGCGACGGATTACGTAACCTCGCCTATGGCTGTAAAAGGAATGGTTATTTACGGAATAGGTATCGGTATAATTACCGTTATCGTCCGCGTTTTCGGAGCATATCCGGAAGGGATGTCATTTGCCATCCTGATCATGAACGGTTTCACTCCGCTGATCAACAGATATTGTAAACCGGCAAGATTCGTATAA
- a CDS encoding GNAT family N-acetyltransferase encodes MMKDELVLIRALEPEDLEYLYKWENNMDLWEVSDTLTPFSHFALKQYIENSHRDIYETKQVRLMICKEQDNTPIGLADIYDFDPYNLRAGLGIMIYDKENRKQGYAKNAIKLIIDYCFEVLGLHQVYSSVPSCNIASQKLFDSLTFDRTGYRKEWLKRGNEWEDVIYYQLLASSWNGE; translated from the coding sequence ATGATGAAAGACGAATTGGTTCTTATAAGAGCCTTGGAACCGGAAGATTTAGAATATTTATATAAATGGGAAAACAATATGGATTTATGGGAAGTCAGTGATACACTCACTCCCTTCTCTCATTTTGCATTGAAGCAATACATTGAAAACTCTCACCGGGATATTTACGAAACCAAACAGGTGCGTTTGATGATATGCAAAGAACAAGACAATACACCTATCGGTCTGGCAGACATATACGATTTCGATCCCTACAACCTAAGGGCCGGTCTGGGAATTATGATTTATGATAAAGAAAACCGTAAACAAGGATATGCTAAAAATGCGATCAAACTGATTATCGACTATTGCTTCGAAGTCCTTGGATTGCATCAGGTATACAGCAGCGTCCCCAGTTGTAACATCGCCAGTCAGAAATTATTCGACTCCCTGACATTCGACCGCACCGGCTATCGTAAAGAGTGGCTGAAAAGAGGAAATGAATGGGAAGATGTTATTTACTACCAGTTATTAGCTTCCTCCTGGAACGGAGAATAA
- a CDS encoding DUF4890 domain-containing protein — MRKILLLFSLFVFLFSCHSNPQQRREPGERMDPEKVADRMVERMNEELKLTDQQQKELKTWFVDSFKKRGESVRKNKKSREEMRAEMKKSREENEAQLKKILTEEQFKQYRENEAKRQQERREQGDRRSPR; from the coding sequence ATGAGAAAGATTTTATTATTGTTTTCTTTATTTGTATTTCTATTTTCCTGTCATTCGAATCCTCAGCAACGTCGGGAGCCCGGAGAGCGCATGGATCCTGAGAAAGTAGCAGACCGGATGGTTGAACGGATGAATGAGGAATTAAAACTGACCGATCAGCAACAGAAAGAACTGAAAACCTGGTTTGTCGATTCTTTTAAGAAACGGGGTGAAAGTGTCCGGAAAAATAAAAAAAGCCGTGAAGAGATGCGGGCGGAGATGAAGAAAAGCCGTGAAGAAAACGAGGCACAGTTGAAAAAAATCCTGACAGAGGAACAATTTAAACAGTACCGGGAAAATGAGGCTAAACGTCAACAGGAGCGCCGGGAACAGGGAGATCGCCGCAGTCCCCGCTAA
- a CDS encoding ROK family transcriptional regulator, translating to MVDFSSVLKFGSDKNSGSEYKNGLLKKSILAYLVTVEEATIADLSKELNISIPTATKLVSELKDDGYLTDHGKIETAGGRRPNVFGLASDAFYFLGVDVRRRRIEFVLVDFKGSIINKKEDTLFVLENTPEAFEHVCEEIEKFIAEIDVPQEKIIGMGMSLTGRVDSNNGYSYTYFNFNETPLTDILQERLNILTYIENDSRAMMYAEKIFGVVKDEKNVLFLNLGRGVGVGMMFDDKLYYGKTGFAGEFGHIPLFDNEIICHCGKKGCLETEASGIALEKMFVTRMNAGETSVLSEKKKSGKDILLYDIIEAANNDDVLSISLISEIAEKLGRGVGVLINLFNPELVIIGGSLSLVGDYLMLPLKTAINKYSLSLVSKDTKFKISRLGDNASVIGVAMLIRAKILNVI from the coding sequence ATGGTAGACTTTAGTAGCGTGTTAAAATTCGGAAGTGATAAAAATTCCGGATCAGAATATAAAAATGGTCTATTAAAAAAAAGTATATTGGCTTATCTTGTAACAGTTGAAGAAGCCACAATTGCAGATTTATCCAAAGAATTAAATATAAGTATTCCGACAGCCACCAAGCTGGTCTCTGAACTAAAAGACGACGGTTATCTTACTGACCACGGCAAAATAGAAACAGCCGGAGGACGTCGTCCTAACGTATTCGGATTGGCTTCAGATGCGTTCTATTTTTTAGGTGTTGATGTCAGAAGAAGGAGGATCGAATTTGTTTTGGTCGATTTCAAAGGAAGTATCATCAATAAAAAAGAAGATACACTTTTTGTGCTGGAAAATACTCCGGAAGCTTTCGAACACGTATGTGAAGAAATAGAAAAATTCATCGCAGAGATCGACGTTCCGCAAGAAAAGATCATCGGAATGGGTATGAGCCTTACGGGACGCGTAGATTCGAACAACGGTTATAGCTATACGTATTTCAATTTTAACGAAACCCCTCTTACCGATATTCTGCAGGAACGTTTGAACATACTCACTTATATCGAAAACGACAGTCGGGCGATGATGTATGCCGAAAAAATATTTGGTGTCGTAAAAGACGAAAAAAATGTACTGTTCCTTAATCTGGGCCGGGGTGTCGGAGTCGGTATGATGTTCGATGATAAACTCTATTACGGGAAAACCGGATTTGCAGGAGAATTCGGCCATATCCCTCTGTTCGACAACGAAATCATTTGTCATTGCGGTAAAAAGGGATGTCTGGAAACGGAAGCATCGGGTATTGCTTTGGAAAAAATGTTTGTTACCCGCATGAATGCCGGCGAAACCTCTGTCTTATCTGAAAAAAAGAAAAGCGGTAAAGACATCCTGCTATACGACATTATTGAAGCCGCCAACAATGACGATGTTTTATCCATCAGTCTGATTTCTGAAATTGCAGAAAAGCTGGGCCGGGGCGTCGGTGTACTGATCAACCTATTTAATCCGGAACTGGTCATTATCGGAGGTAGCCTATCGTTAGTGGGCGACTATCTGATGCTCCCTCTAAAAACGGCAATCAATAAATATTCATTGAGTCTGGTCAGTAAAGACACGAAATTCAAAATTTCCCGGCTGGGAGATAATGCAAGTGTCATCGGGGTTGCCATGTTAATCAGGGCTAAAATATTGAATGTCATCTAA
- the era gene encoding GTPase Era has product MSHKSGFVNIVGNPNVGKSTLMNRLVGEKISIITSKSQTTRHRIKGIVNEPDFQIVFSDTPGVVKPSYKMQECMLEFSKSALVDADIILYVTDVVEDIRKNADFIEKVNHMKAPVLLVINKIDLTDQQKLEALFENWKTLIPRAEIFPISATENFNVDNLYRRILELLPEGEPYFPKDDLTDLPARFFVNEIIREKILLNYDREIPYSVQVEVEEFQEDNKRINIMAVIYVERESQKGIIIGHQGAALKKVGTEARQDIEQFFGKNVFLSLYVKVQKDWRNKDQDLKKFGYVQ; this is encoded by the coding sequence ATGAGTCATAAATCAGGATTTGTAAATATAGTCGGTAATCCCAATGTAGGAAAATCTACATTGATGAACCGTTTGGTGGGAGAGAAGATATCGATCATCACTTCCAAGTCGCAGACGACTCGCCATCGGATCAAAGGAATTGTGAATGAACCGGATTTTCAGATCGTATTTTCCGATACACCCGGAGTTGTAAAACCGAGTTACAAGATGCAGGAGTGTATGCTTGAATTTTCGAAATCCGCTTTGGTGGATGCCGATATTATCCTGTATGTGACGGATGTGGTGGAAGATATTCGGAAAAATGCCGATTTTATAGAGAAGGTAAATCACATGAAAGCCCCTGTTTTGTTGGTTATCAATAAGATTGATCTGACAGACCAGCAGAAGTTGGAAGCTTTATTTGAGAATTGGAAGACATTGATTCCGCGGGCAGAAATTTTTCCGATATCTGCGACTGAAAATTTTAATGTGGATAATTTATATCGGAGGATTTTGGAGTTGTTGCCTGAGGGGGAGCCTTATTTCCCGAAAGACGATCTGACAGATTTGCCTGCCCGTTTTTTTGTCAATGAAATTATCCGGGAAAAAATATTGTTGAATTATGACCGTGAGATACCTTATTCGGTGCAGGTAGAAGTGGAGGAATTCCAGGAGGACAATAAGCGGATCAATATTATGGCCGTAATATATGTGGAACGGGAATCGCAAAAAGGTATTATTATCGGACACCAGGGAGCTGCTTTGAAGAAGGTCGGCACAGAGGCTCGGCAAGATATCGAACAATTTTTCGGGAAAAACGTTTTTTTGAGTCTTTACGTTAAGGTGCAAAAAGACTGGCGGAATAAGGATCAGGATTTGAAAAAATTCGGATATGTACAGTAA
- a CDS encoding SoxR reducing system RseC family protein, with the protein MTQRERIGHEGIIKNIGKKTIDILLISRSACASCHAKGMCGMADMAVKTITAQRPDFPVEHGQKVVVYARMEDALFSVLVAYVFPAILIIALIAWLTLTGEDELLAALVALGGVVFYYVLLYLFRKKIGKRIKFTVERFREGEI; encoded by the coding sequence ATGACTCAAAGAGAAAGAATAGGACATGAAGGGATAATCAAAAATATCGGTAAAAAAACTATCGATATCCTCCTCATCAGTCGTTCTGCCTGTGCAAGCTGTCATGCAAAAGGGATGTGCGGAATGGCTGATATGGCCGTGAAAACGATTACAGCCCAACGTCCGGACTTTCCCGTAGAACATGGTCAAAAAGTAGTGGTATACGCGCGCATGGAAGATGCTTTATTTTCGGTATTAGTCGCTTATGTATTTCCGGCAATACTGATTATAGCCCTGATAGCCTGGTTGACCTTAACCGGGGAGGATGAACTTTTGGCAGCTTTAGTAGCATTGGGAGGCGTTGTTTTTTATTATGTGCTATTGTATTTATTCCGTAAAAAAATCGGGAAAAGAATAAAATTTACTGTAGAGAGATTCAGAGAAGGAGAAATTTGA
- a CDS encoding YhcH/YjgK/YiaL family protein produces MIIGKLEDSLRIEGLHPAFKRVFDYIKSHDILHTVPGKIDIDGENIWINIAEPEMRNLRDADIEIHKEYIDIQVLLSGKESFGWKATRDLKAEKKAYTRENDIAFYSDKADLIFTLSPGEFVIFFPEDGHAPCIGEGHIKKLVAKIKL; encoded by the coding sequence ATGATCATCGGAAAACTGGAAGACAGTCTGAGAATAGAAGGGTTACATCCGGCCTTCAAACGTGTATTTGATTATATCAAATCACACGATATATTGCATACGGTTCCTGGAAAAATAGACATCGACGGAGAAAATATCTGGATCAATATTGCCGAACCGGAAATGCGTAATTTACGGGATGCCGACATCGAAATCCATAAAGAATACATCGATATACAGGTTCTACTCTCCGGAAAAGAATCTTTTGGCTGGAAAGCAACACGCGATTTGAAAGCCGAAAAAAAAGCCTATACCCGGGAAAACGACATCGCTTTCTATTCGGATAAGGCCGATTTGATTTTCACTCTTTCTCCCGGAGAATTTGTCATCTTTTTTCCAGAAGACGGTCATGCTCCTTGCATCGGAGAAGGACACATCAAAAAGCTGGTTGCCAAAATCAAACTATAA